The following proteins are co-located in the Plasmodium brasilianum strain Bolivian I chromosome 11, whole genome shotgun sequence genome:
- a CDS encoding mitochondrial cardiolipin synthase yields MKSHPSVREKIYAKLFLRRKGEGIEEEECVDINRVVDKNIEQLNCSLNEKEVIQKKWINILKRNANKYGKVSEGNKIKIYNDGFSAFNNILKCIDKSKKRVWFETYIFDDSKLAEKVVNSLCNASRRGCDVILLVDYIGSIKMKNKWIKKLRENNVHVIFFNTFLNSFLNMLPIFFRDHRKILIVDNAAYCGSMNVSENVIPDDIFSVCDNEEQQNGEEDVAQRMQLHEKGRDKDNNSEGNGRSNGRNIRRCLEYYDLHIKLKGPAVKDLADVFIDSLRMSNTSITRSPIEKQKKYVNDEDEPCYVQILESNVLRKVKSIQGTFDYVLRNGASNNIYITTSYFLPPGFLRRALYSCLHNGVHISFLFSGNSDILGDVPATYYIIKKLLKKFHKLENAEGDMAHTGDNKCGKGNCNYSCNYNYNCNCNCNCNCNYNCNYNCNYNCNCKYNCNRKDCENFNHDRNKKLTNYVLHIHKNMHFENFIKYVKKKKKLGEHIFLRNKKKGTSQFFFFQNKHCHAKNLVVDNLWCATGSFNWDRFSSRRNLEVMVSIFDKKICDKFINEHKTKVRENSIEITLSHILNRNIFQILFSFCAYHLGKLSGKNIFDGLSNNSKKTVLRKAIINKYLTDNCIENVSLSMMWGF; encoded by the coding sequence ATGAAAAGCCATCCTAGTGTACgggaaaaaatatacgcgaaattatttttaagaaggAAAGGGGAGGGAATAGAAGAGGAGGAATGTGTAGACATTAACAGGGTGgtagataaaaatattgagcAACTAAACTGTAGTTTGaatgaaaaagaagtaattcaaaaaaagtggataaatatattaaaaagaaatgcaAATAAATATGGCAAGGTTTCtgaaggaaataaaataaaaatatataatgatggATTTTCtgcatttaataatattttaaaatgtattgataaaagtaaaaagaggGTATGGTttgaaacatatatatttgatgaCTCCAAGTTAGCTGAAAAAGTTGTTAATAGTTTATGTAATGCATCAAGAAGAGGATGTGATGTGATTTTATTGGTTGATTATATAGgaagtataaaaatgaaaaacaaatgGATAAAGAAATTGAGGGAGAATAATGTTCATGTTATATTCTTTAATACCTTTTtaaattcctttttaaatatgctACCTATATTTTTTCGTGATCATCGGAAAATTCTTATAGTTGATAATGCTGCTTATTGTGGTTCAATGAACGTTTCAGAGAATGTTATTCCGGATGATATCTTTTCTGTTTGCGACAACGAGGAACAGCAGAATGGAGAGGAAGATGTTGCACAACGGATGCAACTGCATGAGAAGGGAAGAGACAAGGATAACAATAGCGAAGGTAATGGTAGAAGTAATGGTAGAAATATAAGGAGATGCCTCGAATACTACGACTTGCATATAAAGTTGAAGGGTCCTGCAGTGAAGGACTTAGCAGATGTGTTTATAGACTCTCTAAGGATGTCCAATACATCAATTACTCGGAGTCCTAttgaaaaacagaaaaaatatgtaaatgatGAAGATGAACCATGTTATGTACAAATACTAGAGTCGAATGTCCTTAGAAAAGTAAAGTCTATACAAGGTACATTTGATTATGTTTTGAGAAATGGAGCATccaataatatttatattacaacTAGTTACTTTCTACCCCCAGGGTTTTTGAGAAGAGCTTTATATTCCTGTTTGCACAATGGGGTACATATATCGTTTCTTTTTTCGGGTAATTCGGATATACTAGGTGATGTACCAGCAACGTATTACATAATAAAGAAACTGCtcaaaaaatttcataaactGGAAAATGCAGAGGGAGATATGGCACACACGGGGGATAACAAATGTGGTAAGGGAAACTGCAACTACAGCTGCAACTACAACTACAACTGCAACTGCAACTGCAACTGCAACTGCAACTACAACTGCAACTACAACTGCAACTACAACTGCAACTGCAAATATAACTGTAACAGGAAAGACTGCGAGAATTTCAACCACGATAGGAATAAAAAACTGACAAATTATGTtctacatatacataaaaatatgcactttgagaattttataaaatatgtaaaaaaaaaaaaaaaattgggtgaacatatattcttaaggaacaaaaaaaaagggactagccaattttttttttttcaaaataaacaTTGCCACGCAAAGAACTTAGTAGTTGACAATTTGTGGTGTGCTACTGGATCCTTTAACTGGGACCGATTTTCCTCAAGACGAAATTTAGAAGTTATGGTTTccatttttgataaaaaaatttgtgataaatttattaatgaacataaaacaaaagtTAGAGAAAACAGTATTGAAATTACTCTATCACATATACTCAATCggaatatttttcaaattctgTTTAGCTTTTGTGCTTATCATTTAGGCAAATTGTCagggaaaaatatttttgatggACTTTCTAACAACAGCAAAAAAACTGTCCTACGAAAAGCCATCATCAACAAGTACTTAACTGACAACTGCATTGAGAACGTTTCACTAAGTATGATGTGGGGATTTTAG
- a CDS encoding citrate synthase-like protein, protein MKEGLRDMDVDSVRQSDLGIFYRGLNIHELCEYATFDEIIFLFLYKRLPTSKELYERKCYFENAFHSYEEKKVCKIMENLQCSNPLELIRVCLLILSLQNEYNNDINLGYYEILAYSLKLIYLFNSKKWTSSNISNIKVESLCSFIIENFANNEKGISKNGTEKDAYDKEKGKMKSGQREIKHVKKTSLELYDSMKKEKTKVLTILLMLICENGINEKTFLLRMLYNVSKDNHFNIFLYAVTFYIDTFKKIDLHTAFRSLLSVKLPSKDKAEYEKDKILSQISNMNLFFYNNKFFFKKNAILKKYLENYCRMTSQANVDILTHFIDIENFFLKNKKKYASSYYYTLLTFHLLDISLEYLPPLYFLARLLSFTAHINEQTENNKIVKYSGVYIGNTPIKYVDASNAKELGDPTAS, encoded by the exons atgaaagaaggATTAAGAGATATGGATGTAGATTCAGTTCGACAGAGCGACTTAG GTATTTTTTACAGAGGATTGAACATACATGAGTTGTGTGAATATGCTACGTTCGacgaaataatttttctttttctatataaaagATTGCCAACATCAAAGGAATTATATGAAAGGAAAtgttattttgaaaatgcTTTTCACTCTtatgaagagaaaaaagtatgtaaaataatggaaaatttACAATGCTCTAACCCTCTTGAATTAATAAGAGTATGTCTACTTATATTATCTTtacaaaatgaatataacaatgatataaatttgggctattatgaaattttagcatactctttaaaattaatatacttgtttaattctaaaaaatGGACTTCTTcaaatatttctaatataaaAGTTGAGAGCTTgtgttcttttattattgaaaatttcGCAAATAATGAGAAAGGGATTTCAAAAAATGGCACAGAAAAAGATGCATACGATAAAGAAAAGGGGAAGATGAAAAGTGGACAGAGAGAGATTAAGCACGTGAAAAAAACTTCATTAGAGTTATACGACtcaatgaaaaaggaaaaaacaaaagttcTTACCATTTTGTTAATGCTGATATGTGAAAATGGcattaatgaaaaaacttttttattaagaatgCTATATAATGTGAGCAAAGATAACcactttaatatatttctatacgctgttacattttacatagacacttttaaaaaaatagatttaCACACAGCATTTCGTTCCTTGTTGAGTGTAAAGTTACCCTCTAAGGATAAAGCAGAGTACGAAAAGGATAAGATTTTATCGCAGATTAGTAacatgaatttatttttttataataataaatttttttttaaaaaaaatgcaattttaaaaaaatatttagaaaattatTGTAGGATGACTTCTCAGGCTAATGTAGATATATTAACTCATTTTATAGATAttgaaaacttttttttaaaaaataaaaaaaaatatgcatctAGCTATTATTATACTCTTCTAACATTCCACCTACTAGACATCTCACTAGAATACTTACCACCGCTCTATTTTCTTGCAAGACTATTAAGCTTCACAGCACATATAAACGAACAAacggaaaataataaaatagtgaAATACTCTGGCGTGTATATAGGAAACACTCCTATAAAATACGTGGATGCAAGTAATGCAAAGGAACTAGGAGATCCTACTGCATCATAG
- a CDS encoding hypothetical protein (conserved Plasmodium protein) yields MLKFLLDIDQAKKKILDQLNSKLLLRNQKNDSFILEEKKNMSYNSGSDIDLSYSKNKLTKWDEVHVEKREFIQEKILYEELKNEEKWSKNQHCRGSNGSVCCDNECNVNTDDSNAWCEYDRNNKKAKTKHTSKGNSRSKYKMHNSNVKCTLSEYNNETCFERETKKERTDQVQNHECVQEKEENNEPGKQVSNTCNDTRKACKYSRTEREGVGSTREISSGVGMHKREEEKRSAVIPSSGTNENNENNEYNENNENNENNENNEYNENNENNEYNENNEYNENNEYNENNENNENNENNENNENNEYNENNENNENNEYNENNENNENNENNENNENNENNENNENNENNECNKYSKQGSRDSDKIGSSGRSNRFNRCNAIVENLPEKTNTSERKITQKNVHMNNVISISNWDEYEACEGNNMKELEGKEEIKTKEKKDAAVVTEFFLGEMFLAEFQEKIINNVSYNLVNDKYNHIAETIVALRKQRGRGSARNDASDASGVKEVNRVKKVNDVKEVDRVTDVNDANDANRVNDDRITCASMLFELLMNDMKELFRILIYCNRDANNLNYLNMLKEEYVGEIAELKKKEKMLSDINERQTNQLLQLSKQFSCIKNDMDICDQANYLNEKINSMDKDIRRLQVEKQNMHNMLEDKIIHMKKNFELKCYIRCLEDTLRKQTCTCTELKKEIKVLEDKVNIYFERLQLTKQDVYMHKTVLHDVRKKEKKLTNHFKVFLRSYRSNRMQKGMLKWGVTKWRSSMWKSTKLNTTKGKTPNILIELYKLRDATPNYAQPLSKGCTCEQYTKLSSSSFRNNNRRTNLRTTQECSLKDDVKERSPTICKTNEMVIVNSDDECITKKAPLPTKNANNNISKKANHMNSNLSDYDNLHKEELVNKINYYKLLLQECKSLSLKKQSNTNERLRETQKLLLREITQNEIIHKKYRIILEKFRNMNNPDDNFISYDKKPPRDDASSLKIHDLLNEIIFLSQEIEKLKEDQLLLQEDVNRKSKIISHLIKKHALSEEHFRLDNRFSIFNNKLTYDEMKKIMEETLIENIRLRTDLMTLAKSVNS; encoded by the exons ATGCTTAAATTTTTACTTGACATAGACCAAGcaaagaagaaaattttgGATCAACTAAACAGTAAACTACTACTAAGGAACCAAAAAAATGATTCGTTCATattagaagaaaagaaaaatatgagtTATAACTCAGGGTCAGATATAGATTTGTCATactcaaaaaataaactaacAAAGTGGGATGAAGTGCATGTGGAAAAAAGGGAGTTCAttcaagaaaaaattttatacgAGGAgctaaaaaatgaagaaaagtGGAGTAAGAATCAGCATTGTCGTGGAAGCAATGGCAGTGTATGCTGTGATAATGAATGCAATGTCAACACAGATGATAGCAATGCATGGTGTGAGTATGACCGTAATAATAAGAAAGCAAAGACTAAGCACACGTCCAAAGGTAATAGCAGATCCAAATATAAGATGCACAACAGTAATGTCAAATGTACCCTAAGCGAATACAACAATGAAACGTGCTTTGAAAGAGAAACAAAGAAGGAAAGAACAGATCAAGTACAGAATCATGAATGTGTAcaggaaaaagaagaaaataatgaacCAGGAAAACAAGTAAGCAATACTTGTAACGACACAAGAAAGGCTTGTAAATACAGTCGTACTGAACGAGAAGGGGTAGGTAGCACAAGAGAAATAAGCAGTGGGGTGGGAATGCACAAAAGGGAAGAAGAGAAAAGAAGTGCAGTAATTCCATCCAGTGGGACTAATGAGAATAATGAGAATAATGAGTATAATGAGAATAATGAGAATAATGAGAATAATGAGAATAATGAGTATAATGAGAATAATGAGAATAATGAGTATAATGAGAATAATGAGTATAATGAGAATAATGAGTATAATGAGAATAATGAGAATAATGAGAATAATGAGAATAATGAGAATAATGAGAATAATGAGTATAATGAGAATAATGAGAATAATGAGAATAATGAGTATAATGAGAATAATGAGAATAATGAGAATAATGAGAATAATGAGAATAATGAGAATAATGAGAATAATGAGAATAATGAGAATAATGAGAATAATGAGTGTAACAAGTATAGTAAACAAGGAAGTAGAGACAGTGATAAAATTGGCAGCAGTGGTAGGAGCAATCGCTTCAACCGGTGCAACGCAATTGTAGAAAACTTAcctgaaaaaacaaatacatCGGAGAGGAAAATAACTCAAAAGAACGTCCACATGAACAATGTCATATCAATTTCGAATTGGGATGAATACGAAGCGTGTGAAGGAAATAATATGAAGGAATTAGAAGGAAAGGAAGAAATCAAaacaaaagagaaaaaagatgCAGCAGTTGTAACAGAATTCTTCCTTGGTGAAATGTTTTTAGCAGAAtttcaagaaaaaataataaataatgtaagTTATAACTTAgttaatgataaatataacCATATAGCAGAAACGATAGTAGCGTTGAGGAAGCAGCGTGGACGTGGATCCGCCAGGAACGATGCAAGCGATGCGAGCGGTGTGAAGGAAGTAAATCGTGTGAAAAAAGTGAATGATGTAAAAGAAGTAGATCGTGTAACCGACGTAAATGATGCAAATGATGCAAACCGTGTGAATGATGACCGCATCACATGTGCCAGCATGCTCTTCGAGCTACTGATGAACGATATGAAAGAACTCTTTCGTATACTAATATACTGCAACAGAGATGCAAATAACTTGAACTACTTAAACATGTTGAAAGAAGAGTATGTTGGTGAAATAGCCGAGttgaagaaaaaggaaaaaatgctAAGTGATATAAATGAGAGACAGACAAACCAACTGCTACAACTATCAAAACAGTTCTCATGTATAAAGAATGATATGGATATATGTGACCAGGCAAATTacttaaatgaaaaaattaattctatGGATAAGGATATAAGAAGATTACAAgtagaaaaacaaaacatgCACAATATGTTGGAAgacaaaataatacatatgaaaaaaaattttgaattaaaatgttatataagaTGCTTAGAGGATACCTTAAGGAAACAAACATGCACGTGTacagaattaaaaaaagaaataaaagtacTTGAagataaagtaaatatatacttcgAACGTTTGCAGCTTACAAAGCAAGATGTTTATATGCACAAAACTGTATTGCATGACGtaagaaaaaaggagaaaaaactTACAAACCATTTTAAGGTGTTTCTGCGCAGTTATAGAAGCAATCGGATGCAGAAAGGAATGTTAAAGTGGGGGGTAACCAAGTGGAGGTCGTCCATGTGGAAGTCGACCAAGTTGAATACGACGAAGGGGAAAACCCCTAATATACTAATAGAGTTATATAAACTAAGGGATGCTACCCCAAATTACGCCCAACCTTTGAGCAAGGGATGTACGTGTGAGCAGTACACCAAGTTAAGCAGCAGCAGCTTTAGGAACAACAATCGAAGAACTAATCTTCGAACTACACAGGAGTGTTCACTAAAAGACGATGTAAAGGAAAGGAGTCCAACCATATGCAAAACAAACGAAATGGTAATTGTCAACAGTGATGATGAATGCATAACAAAGAAGGCCCCCCTTCCCACCAAAAAtgctaataataatatatcgaAAAAAGCTAATCACATGAACTCTAATCTATCAGACTATGACAACCTTCATAAGGAAGAACTtgttaacaaaattaattattataaactaCTTTTACAAGAATGTAAATCTCTTTCATTGAAGAAGCAGAGTAACACCAATGAGCGACTGCGGGAAACCCAAAAATTACTATTACGTGAAATTacacaaaatgaaataatccATAAGAAATATCGtattattttagaaaaatttagaaatatgAACAATCCTGATGATAATTTTATCAGTTATGATAAGAAACCTCCACGTGATGATGCATcatcattaaaaatacatgatCTTTTGAacgaaataatttttctttcacAAGAAATTGAAAAACTTAAAGAAGATCAACTCTTACTACAAGAAGATGTAAATAGGAAGAGCAAAATCATTTCCCATTTGATAAAGAAACACGCGCTGTCGGAAGAACACTTTCG GTTAGACAACCGGTTCAGCATCTTTAACAATAAACTAACGTACGAtgagatgaaaaaaataatggagGAAACattaattgaaaatattcGATTGCGGACTGATTTAATGACCCTTGCAAAAAGTGTAAACTCGTAA